The following coding sequences lie in one Spirosoma sp. KUDC1026 genomic window:
- a CDS encoding pyridoxamine 5'-phosphate oxidase family protein, whose translation MQTIRTTPSRAAKRVHYDEAIIHPILDEALFCTVSTVIDGQPFALPTAHARKADKLYIHGSVGSHFIRAIENGAPVCVSVMLTDGLVLAKSAFNHSVNYRSVIIFAQAEKVTNEAEKMEALALITDHLIPGRWADLRPTTDSEMRKTTVLAFPLTEASAKVRTGGPNDDPEDRDLPTWAGVLPLKTVSLTPEPASYCPDIPLPDYLQAD comes from the coding sequence ATGCAAACCATTCGTACAACCCCCAGCCGGGCCGCCAAACGCGTTCATTACGATGAAGCCATTATTCACCCCATTCTGGACGAAGCCTTATTCTGCACCGTCAGCACCGTCATTGACGGTCAGCCGTTTGCTCTCCCGACAGCTCATGCCCGTAAGGCAGACAAGCTGTACATTCATGGCTCGGTTGGAAGCCATTTTATCCGCGCCATCGAAAATGGAGCGCCGGTGTGTGTTTCGGTGATGCTGACTGATGGGCTGGTACTGGCTAAATCGGCGTTCAACCATTCGGTGAATTACCGCTCGGTGATCATTTTTGCGCAGGCAGAGAAGGTAACCAATGAAGCTGAAAAAATGGAAGCCCTGGCACTCATCACCGACCATCTCATTCCCGGCCGCTGGGCAGACCTCCGACCCACAACCGATAGTGAAATGCGTAAAACCACTGTTCTGGCATTCCCACTGACCGAAGCCTCGGCGAAGGTACGTACCGGCGGGCCGAACGACGATCCCGAAGACCGCGACTTACCAACCTGGGCGGGCGTATTACCTCTAAAAACCGTTTCGCTGACACCGGAACCGGCTTCTTACTGCCCGGATATTCCGTTACCGGATTATTTGCAGGCTGATTAA
- a CDS encoding OsmC family protein, giving the protein MAKEHQYTVTTNWTGNTGTGTRSYQSYERNYVVSVENKPAIPGSSDPSFRGDRTRYNPEELLVASLSTCHMLWYLHLCAEAGVVVTDCVDKATGIMIETPDGSGRFTEVTLHPTVTVADASMIAQANALHEPANRKCFIANSCNFPVHHQPVCLGERH; this is encoded by the coding sequence ATGGCTAAAGAACATCAGTATACAGTAACCACGAACTGGACGGGCAATACAGGAACAGGCACGCGCTCGTACCAATCCTACGAGCGCAACTACGTTGTTTCGGTCGAAAACAAACCGGCTATCCCCGGCTCCTCCGATCCGTCGTTTCGGGGCGACCGCACGCGCTACAATCCCGAAGAACTGCTGGTGGCGTCTTTGTCAACCTGTCACATGCTCTGGTACCTGCACCTCTGCGCCGAAGCAGGCGTGGTCGTAACGGACTGCGTAGACAAGGCCACGGGCATAATGATCGAAACCCCGGACGGCAGTGGCCGCTTTACCGAAGTCACACTCCACCCCACCGTCACGGTCGCCGATGCCAGCATGATCGCCCAAGCCAACGCCCTGCACGAACCCGCCAACCGGAAATGCTTTATCGCCAACTCCTGCAACTTCCCAGTGCACCACCAGCCGGTTTGCTTGGGTGAAAGGCACTAA
- a CDS encoding PLP-dependent aminotransferase family protein, whose protein sequence is MVPFKSLIQLDKTASIPIYLQLSDQLNQLIQSGQLVAGQRLPGTRQLAALLELHRQTIVAAYDEGLAQGWLESRAGSGTYVAAHIPQQIPQRLDATSPVSQTQPGYAFETKPYLLRPVLTNQAGLRLDDGFPDIRLAPMEELSRAYRSYFRWGNPQQHFGYGDTKGHPLLREQLSYHLNETRGLRTTPDNILLTRGSIMGLHLACQVLLRPGDIVVIGETTWAGATMNVQQAGGRVVTVPVDPHGMDVDKLAELVSQQPIRMVYVTPHHHYPTAVTLRADRRLRLLQLAEKHGFAILEDDYDYDFHYLSRPILPLASADRKGMVVYVGSMTKSVAPAFRIGYVVAPATLIDELARLRRIIDRQGDPMLEFALGQLFKNGDMKRHLRKALRTYHARRDWFCDLLTNELPDAIQFTKPDGGLAVWATFRPDIDPEALARQAGREGLSFANGLAHNPPGQRLNGTRLGFASSTETELTQSVLVLRKLLHPLL, encoded by the coding sequence ATGGTTCCTTTCAAATCACTGATTCAACTCGATAAAACAGCGTCCATTCCCATTTATCTCCAGTTAAGTGATCAGTTAAACCAGCTGATTCAGTCGGGGCAGTTAGTGGCCGGACAACGCTTACCCGGAACCCGACAGCTGGCAGCGCTGCTGGAACTGCACCGGCAGACGATTGTGGCCGCGTACGACGAAGGACTGGCGCAGGGCTGGCTCGAAAGCCGGGCGGGAAGTGGTACGTACGTAGCGGCTCATATTCCGCAGCAAATACCTCAGCGACTGGATGCAACGTCGCCAGTTTCTCAGACGCAACCCGGTTACGCATTCGAGACGAAACCATATCTGCTGCGCCCCGTGCTGACCAATCAGGCGGGTTTGCGGCTGGATGACGGTTTCCCTGATATTCGGCTGGCCCCAATGGAGGAACTCAGCCGGGCGTATCGGTCCTATTTTCGCTGGGGTAATCCGCAGCAGCATTTTGGCTATGGCGATACCAAAGGGCACCCGCTGCTACGGGAACAGCTGTCGTATCACTTAAACGAAACGCGTGGTCTGCGAACAACGCCGGATAACATTCTCCTTACGAGGGGCAGTATCATGGGATTACACCTGGCCTGTCAGGTTTTGCTGCGGCCGGGTGATATTGTCGTCATTGGGGAAACGACCTGGGCGGGAGCGACAATGAATGTTCAGCAGGCCGGCGGGAGGGTGGTTACGGTGCCCGTAGATCCGCACGGGATGGACGTTGATAAACTCGCGGAACTGGTTTCGCAGCAACCAATCCGGATGGTATACGTAACGCCCCATCACCATTACCCAACGGCCGTTACGTTACGCGCCGATCGTCGGCTACGGCTGCTGCAACTGGCCGAAAAACATGGCTTTGCGATCCTGGAAGATGACTACGATTATGATTTTCATTACCTCAGTCGACCCATCCTGCCACTGGCCAGCGCTGATCGGAAGGGGATGGTGGTTTACGTTGGCTCGATGACTAAATCAGTAGCACCCGCCTTTCGGATTGGCTACGTCGTGGCCCCGGCAACTCTGATTGATGAGCTGGCCCGGCTCCGACGTATCATCGACCGGCAGGGCGACCCGATGCTGGAGTTTGCGCTGGGGCAGTTATTCAAGAACGGCGATATGAAACGTCATTTGCGGAAGGCACTTCGCACCTACCACGCCCGGCGCGATTGGTTCTGCGATTTGCTGACGAACGAACTGCCCGACGCCATTCAGTTTACCAAACCCGACGGTGGCCTGGCTGTATGGGCTACGTTCCGGCCGGATATTGATCCGGAAGCACTTGCCAGACAGGCTGGGCGAGAGGGGCTATCCTTCGCCAATGGACTGGCCCATAATCCGCCTGGTCAGCGGCTCAACGGTACCCGACTGGGGTTTGCCTCCAGCACCGAAACAGAACTGACGCAAAGCGTTCTTGTTTTACGTAAACTACTACACCCCCTGCTGTAA